In one Pseudomonas sp. R84 genomic region, the following are encoded:
- the pqqA gene encoding pyrroloquinoline quinone precursor peptide PqqA yields MSWTKPAYTDLRIGFEVTMYFASR; encoded by the coding sequence ATGTCCTGGACAAAACCTGCTTACACCGACCTGCGTATCGGCTTCGAAGTCACCATGTACTTCGCCAGCCGCTGA
- a CDS encoding carbon-nitrogen hydrolase family protein: MRVALYQCPPLPLDPATNLQRLHQLAMEAKGADLLVLPEMFMTGYNIGAEAVSTLAEVYNGEWAQQIGRIAKAAGLAIVYGYPERTADGQIYNAVQLIDSHGERLCNYRKTHLFGDLDRSMFSPGDDHFPIVELNGWKLGFLICYDLEFPENTRRLALAGAELILVPTANMIPFDFVADVTVRSRAFENQCYVAYANYCGHEGDIHYCGQSSLAAPDGSRTAQAGLDEALIIGELDRQLMIDSRAANRYLSDRRPELYAALNQR; the protein is encoded by the coding sequence ATGCGTGTAGCCCTTTACCAATGTCCACCGCTGCCACTGGACCCCGCCACCAACCTGCAACGCTTGCATCAACTGGCGATGGAGGCCAAGGGCGCTGACCTGCTGGTGCTGCCGGAGATGTTCATGACTGGTTACAACATCGGCGCCGAAGCGGTCAGCACATTGGCCGAGGTCTACAACGGTGAATGGGCGCAGCAGATCGGACGAATCGCCAAAGCCGCAGGTTTGGCGATTGTTTACGGCTATCCGGAGCGCACTGCCGACGGGCAGATCTACAACGCCGTGCAGTTGATCGATTCGCACGGCGAGCGCCTGTGCAATTATCGCAAGACGCATCTTTTCGGCGATCTGGATCGTTCGATGTTCAGCCCCGGCGATGATCATTTCCCCATCGTCGAACTCAACGGCTGGAAACTCGGCTTCCTGATCTGTTACGACCTGGAGTTTCCGGAAAACACTCGCCGTCTGGCACTCGCCGGCGCCGAACTGATTCTGGTGCCGACGGCGAACATGATTCCGTTCGACTTCGTCGCCGATGTCACCGTGCGTTCGCGCGCCTTCGAAAACCAGTGCTATGTGGCCTACGCCAACTACTGCGGTCACGAAGGTGACATCCATTATTGCGGGCAAAGCAGCCTCGCCGCGCCTGATGGCAGCCGCACCGCTCAGGCCGGACTCGACGAAGCATTGATCATCGGAGAACTGGATCGCCAGCTAATGATCGATTCGCGCGCTGCCAATCGCTATCTCAGCGACCGCCGTCCGGAGCTTTACGCCGCGCTGAATCAGCGCTAA
- the pqqD gene encoding pyrroloquinoline quinone biosynthesis peptide chaperone PqqD: MSFDRSKVPTWRPGYRFQYEPAQKGHVLLYPEGMIKLNDSAALIGGLIDGERDVAAIIAKLDEQFPGVPELGDDIEQFMEVARAQHWIELA; the protein is encoded by the coding sequence ATGAGTTTCGACCGCAGCAAAGTCCCGACCTGGCGTCCCGGCTACCGCTTCCAGTACGAACCGGCGCAAAAAGGCCACGTGCTGCTGTACCCGGAAGGCATGATCAAGCTCAACGACAGCGCCGCATTGATCGGTGGTTTGATCGACGGTGAGCGCGATGTGGCGGCGATCATCGCCAAACTCGATGAACAGTTCCCCGGCGTGCCTGAGCTCGGTGACGACATCGAGCAATTCATGGAGGTTGCCCGTGCGCAGCACTGGATCGAACTTGCCTGA
- the pqqC gene encoding pyrroloquinoline-quinone synthase PqqC — protein sequence MTDTPLSPAEFETALRAKGAYYHIHHPYHVAMYQGRATREQIQGWVANRFYYQVNIPLKDAAILANCPDREIRREWIQRLLDHDGAPGEDGGIEAWLRLGQAVGLDPDQLRSQELVLPGVRFAVDAYVNFARRASWQEAASSSLTELFAPQIHQSRLDSWPQHYPWIDPAGYEYFRTRLGQARRDVEHGLAITLEHYKTREGQERMLEILQFKLDILWSMLDAMSMAYELNRPPYHSVTEQRVWHKGITL from the coding sequence ATGACCGACACCCCGCTGTCCCCCGCCGAATTCGAAACGGCCCTGCGCGCCAAAGGCGCCTACTACCACATCCACCACCCGTACCACGTGGCGATGTACCAAGGCCGCGCCACTCGCGAGCAGATTCAGGGCTGGGTCGCCAACCGCTTCTACTATCAGGTGAACATCCCCCTGAAAGACGCGGCGATCCTTGCCAACTGCCCGGACCGCGAAATCCGTCGCGAGTGGATCCAGCGCCTGCTCGACCACGACGGCGCCCCCGGCGAAGACGGCGGCATCGAAGCCTGGCTGCGTCTCGGCCAAGCGGTGGGTCTCGACCCGGATCAACTGCGTTCCCAGGAACTGGTACTGCCCGGCGTACGTTTCGCCGTCGACGCCTACGTCAACTTCGCCCGCCGCGCCAGCTGGCAGGAAGCCGCCAGCAGTTCGCTCACCGAACTGTTCGCGCCGCAGATCCACCAATCGCGCCTCGACAGCTGGCCGCAGCATTACCCGTGGATCGACCCGGCCGGCTACGAATACTTTCGCACCCGCCTTGGTCAGGCGCGGCGCGATGTCGAGCACGGTCTGGCGATCACGCTGGAGCACTACAAGACGCGCGAAGGTCAGGAGCGCATGCTGGAAATTCTCCAGTTCAAACTGGACATTCTTTGGAGCATGCTCGATGCCATGAGCATGGCCTACGAACTGAACCGTCCGCCGTATCACAGCGTGACCGAACAACGCGTCTGGCATAAAGGAATCACCTTATGA
- the pqqB gene encoding pyrroloquinoline quinone biosynthesis protein PqqB: MFVQILGSAAGGGFPQWNCNCVNCAGFRDGSLNAKARTQSSIAISDDGVNWVLCNASPDIRAQLQSFAPMQPGRALRDTGISAIILMDSQIDHTTGLLSLREGCPHQVWCTDMVHEDLSTGFPLFKMLTHWNGGLDWNRIELDQSFTVTACPNLRFTPLPLRSAAPPYSPHRFDPHPGDNIGLIVEDLNTGGKLFYAPGLGKVDAPLLEIMAGSDCLLVDGTMWDDDEMQRRGVGTRTGREMGHLAQNGPGGMLEVLEQLPEQRKVLIHINNTNPILDEDSPERAELARRNVEVAFDGMSIVL, from the coding sequence ATGTTCGTCCAGATTCTGGGTTCGGCCGCTGGCGGCGGTTTTCCGCAGTGGAACTGCAACTGCGTCAACTGCGCAGGCTTTCGCGACGGCAGCCTGAATGCCAAGGCCCGCACCCAATCGTCCATCGCGATCTCCGATGACGGCGTGAACTGGGTGTTGTGCAACGCCTCGCCGGATATCCGCGCGCAGCTGCAAAGCTTCGCCCCGATGCAACCGGGACGCGCCCTGCGTGACACCGGCATCAGCGCGATCATCCTGATGGACAGCCAGATCGACCACACCACCGGCCTGCTCAGCCTGCGCGAAGGCTGCCCGCATCAGGTCTGGTGTACGGACATGGTTCACGAAGACCTCAGCACCGGTTTCCCGTTGTTCAAGATGCTCACCCACTGGAATGGCGGGCTGGACTGGAACCGCATCGAACTCGACCAGAGCTTCACCGTGACCGCATGCCCGAACCTGCGTTTCACCCCGCTGCCATTGCGCAGCGCCGCGCCGCCGTACTCGCCGCACCGCTTCGATCCGCATCCGGGCGACAACATCGGTCTGATCGTTGAAGACCTGAACACTGGCGGTAAATTGTTCTATGCGCCGGGTTTGGGCAAGGTCGACGCGCCGTTGCTGGAGATCATGGCGGGCAGCGATTGCCTGTTGGTCGACGGCACGATGTGGGATGACGATGAGATGCAGCGCCGTGGCGTTGGCACTCGCACCGGTCGCGAGATGGGCCACCTGGCGCAAAACGGGCCTGGCGGCATGCTCGAAGTGCTGGAGCAGTTGCCTGAGCAGCGCAAGGTACTTATCCACATCAACAACACCAACCCGATTCTCGATGAAGATTCGCCGGAGCGTGCCGAGCTGGCGCGGCGTAATGTTGAAGTGGCGTTCGATGGCATGAGTATTGTGCTGTAA
- the pqqF gene encoding pyrroloquinoline quinone biosynthesis protein PqqF codes for MPAPTHPRPHTETLANGLRVTLRHAPGLKRSAAALRVAAGSHDVPLAWPGLAHFLEHLLFLGTERFPANEGLMAYVQGHGGQVNASTRERTTDFFFELPTQSFSAGLERLSDMLARPRKNLDDQLREREVLQAEFVAWSQDTAAQQQFAVYEGLPAEHPLRGFHAGNRDSLQVEQPAFQQALKDFHQQFYQTGQMTLSLVGPQSLAELKALAEQFAAVLPVGDKVAQAASLPLAVKSYQQLGERRGNLMFAFDALPESSVEALAFLCHWMNSTKPGGLLAHLQQQNLADGLKAAPVYHFDSQALLHLEFIAASESLNAIGAQVLDWLSFFAQQDWAPLRKEYATLLQRQQQVSGALQLARLDSEQLENGLSEAGVEALVHILGEIGTVDNFSDHWSLPAANPFLRASEPLANAGLIRGQTSAHRGLRTFAQDRSRGRRERSPMQFSQALPDTGDEGAIYLRWQVEAAAGADLQSRLQRSLQQTQQDAREAGVGLSFSVSGNQWLLKLTGLQEPMPSVLEHALKCLTQVDADSLRSEPETPLVAIRQLLKALPEHVLQSAETGDDAKHLWTTSRWDGLALGLNQQTQSAMGLALSRIPGIPDNQLAAPTTIPAQKLWRHIDTVSSEHALLLCCLPPSRDITDEAARRLLAQLCQTPFYQRLRVELQLGYAVFSALRQIHGQTAMLFGVQSPSSAPGELLGHIQQFLETLPMRIEQLDEASFEQQRKSLADQFDDANLSSKDAAELLWQARLAGHSSDYLEQLIAAIGQLDSQTLLSAAQRLVNAEGGWLCLASDPAPETPWQATN; via the coding sequence ATGCCTGCGCCGACTCACCCCCGCCCTCACACTGAAACCCTGGCCAACGGCTTGCGCGTGACCCTGCGTCATGCGCCCGGCCTGAAGCGTAGCGCCGCCGCTCTGCGCGTGGCTGCCGGTAGTCATGACGTGCCGTTGGCGTGGCCGGGACTGGCGCATTTTCTTGAGCATTTGCTGTTTCTCGGCACCGAGCGTTTCCCGGCGAATGAAGGGCTGATGGCTTACGTGCAAGGTCACGGTGGCCAGGTGAATGCCAGCACCCGCGAACGCACCACTGATTTTTTCTTTGAGTTGCCGACACAATCGTTCAGCGCTGGGCTGGAGCGTCTGTCAGACATGCTCGCCAGGCCGCGTAAGAATCTGGACGATCAGTTGCGCGAACGCGAAGTGCTGCAAGCAGAATTTGTCGCTTGGTCGCAGGATACTGCGGCGCAGCAGCAGTTTGCCGTGTACGAAGGTTTACCGGCAGAGCATCCGTTGCGCGGATTTCATGCAGGGAATCGTGACAGCCTGCAAGTCGAACAGCCCGCGTTTCAACAGGCCTTGAAGGACTTCCACCAGCAGTTTTATCAGACTGGGCAGATGACCCTGAGCCTGGTCGGACCGCAGAGCCTCGCAGAACTAAAAGCACTGGCTGAACAATTTGCGGCGGTTTTGCCCGTTGGGGATAAAGTTGCGCAGGCGGCATCCCTACCGCTGGCGGTAAAAAGTTATCAACAGCTCGGTGAGCGACGCGGCAACCTGATGTTTGCGTTCGATGCCTTGCCTGAGTCGTCTGTCGAGGCTTTGGCGTTTCTTTGCCATTGGATGAACAGCACCAAACCCGGCGGGTTACTGGCGCATTTGCAGCAGCAGAATCTGGCTGATGGTTTAAAAGCTGCGCCGGTCTATCACTTTGACAGCCAGGCGTTGCTGCATCTGGAGTTCATCGCAGCTTCCGAATCGTTAAACGCCATTGGCGCGCAGGTGCTGGATTGGCTGAGTTTCTTTGCTCAACAAGATTGGGCGCCACTGCGCAAAGAATACGCAACTCTGCTTCAGCGCCAGCAGCAAGTCAGCGGCGCGCTGCAGTTGGCGCGACTCGACAGTGAACAGTTGGAAAATGGCCTGTCTGAGGCAGGCGTTGAGGCCCTTGTTCACATCCTCGGTGAAATCGGCACTGTGGATAACTTCAGCGATCACTGGAGCCTGCCTGCTGCCAATCCTTTTCTGCGAGCCAGCGAACCCTTGGCCAACGCCGGACTGATTCGCGGCCAGACCAGCGCCCACCGGGGGCTGCGCACGTTCGCTCAGGATCGCTCACGCGGTCGTCGTGAGCGCTCGCCGATGCAATTCAGCCAGGCGCTGCCAGACACTGGCGATGAAGGTGCGATCTATCTGCGTTGGCAAGTAGAAGCCGCAGCCGGTGCTGATCTGCAATCGCGGTTGCAGCGCAGTCTGCAGCAAACTCAGCAAGACGCGCGGGAGGCCGGTGTCGGTCTGTCTTTCAGCGTCTCTGGCAATCAATGGCTGCTGAAGCTCACCGGCCTGCAAGAACCGATGCCCAGTGTCCTCGAACACGCGCTGAAATGTCTGACGCAAGTTGATGCGGATTCCCTGCGCAGCGAGCCGGAAACGCCGCTTGTCGCCATCCGCCAGCTGCTTAAAGCGCTGCCGGAACATGTTCTGCAATCAGCCGAAACCGGCGACGACGCTAAACACCTGTGGACAACTTCGCGCTGGGACGGCCTAGCTCTGGGACTTAACCAGCAGACGCAATCCGCCATGGGCCTGGCCTTGAGCCGTATTCCCGGGATCCCTGACAATCAGTTGGCTGCGCCGACGACGATTCCCGCGCAAAAACTCTGGCGACATATCGATACCGTCTCCAGCGAACACGCCTTGTTGCTGTGCTGCCTGCCCCCCAGCCGCGACATCACCGACGAAGCCGCGCGGCGACTATTGGCGCAGTTGTGCCAGACACCTTTCTACCAGCGCCTGCGGGTCGAATTGCAATTGGGCTATGCAGTATTCAGCGCACTGCGCCAGATTCACGGGCAAACGGCCATGCTGTTCGGCGTGCAATCCCCAAGCAGCGCACCAGGGGAACTGCTAGGCCACATTCAGCAATTCCTCGAAACCCTTCCAATGCGAATCGAACAATTGGATGAGGCGAGTTTTGAACAGCAGCGCAAGAGCCTCGCCGATCAATTCGACGACGCTAACCTGTCCAGCAAAGACGCCGCCGAACTGCTTTGGCAGGCCAGGCTTGCAGGTCACTCGTCGGATTATCTTGAGCAATTGATCGCCGCCATCGGCCAACTGGATAGCCAGACATTACTCAGCGCTGCTCAGCGTTTAGTCAACGCCGAAGGCGGCTGGCTCTGCCTTGCCAGCGATCCAGCGCCCGAAACCCCGTGGCAAGCGACAAATTGA